From a single Rutidosis leptorrhynchoides isolate AG116_Rl617_1_P2 chromosome 5, CSIRO_AGI_Rlap_v1, whole genome shotgun sequence genomic region:
- the LOC139846838 gene encoding uncharacterized protein, whose translation MNGMDKTIGELHGMLRTAETSMGKRASPVLMINDGGSKGNNTSKPKVAKRKGPAHQGKGKGRMVTPTKNKNKKQKVAGQANPKEDPCFGCGEMGHWKRNCPVYLKELKEKRDAGQTSGVQKK comes from the exons atgaatgggatggataagaccatcggtgagcttcatggcatgttaaggacggccgaaacaagcatgggtaaaagggcttcacccgtgctaatgatcaatgatggcgggtcaaaaggtaacaacacctctaagcctaaggtggctaagagaaaaggacccgcccatcaaggcaagggaaaggggaggatggttaccccaaccaaaaacaagaacaagaagcaaaaagttgccggacaagcaaaccccaaggaagacccgtgcttcggttgcggtgaaatgggtcactggaaacgaaactgcccggtctaccttaaggagttgaaggaaaagagggatgcggggcaaacctcag gggttcaaaagaagtag